The Obesumbacterium proteus DNA window CAAGAACAAACGTACCAAACCAGAAAAACTTGAACTGAAAAAGTTTGATCCGGTTGTACGTCAGCATGTGATCTACAAAGAAGCTAAAATTAAATAATTTTAGTGGATTTAAGAAAACCCAGCTTCGGCTGGGTTTTTTTTATTCTAAAATGCCCCCACATGGTGATTATAGCCGTCATCAGATGGCAAATTGCCTTTGAGTTGGGGAGTAAAATGCCAGAACTACCAGAAGTAGAAACCAGTCGCCGCGGGATCGAACCCTTTTTAGTCGGCCATTCAATCGAACATCTTGTGGTTCGCCAGCCTAAACTCCGATGGCCAGTCTCTGATGAACTGCTTCGATTAAGCGATAAGCCAGTGCTTAGCGTGCAGCGCCGCGCCAAGTATTTGCTGATTGAGTTGGCAGATG harbors:
- the rpmG gene encoding 50S ribosomal protein L33, translating into MAKGIREKIKLVSSAGTGHFYTTTKNKRTKPEKLELKKFDPVVRQHVIYKEAKIK